One Sphingomicrobium sp. XHP0239 DNA segment encodes these proteins:
- the rplU gene encoding 50S ribosomal protein L21, translated as MFAVVRTGGKQYRVAAGDKIVVEKIDGEAGDEITLDDVLLAGEGSDLKSTDGLTVGAKVIAQAKGEKVTVFKKRRRHNYRRKRGHRQQHTILEIVSIGGEKKKAAPKKAADAKTDDKPAAKKAPAKKAAKADDPKKSTKDAAPAKKAAESKKPAAKKAPAKKPAAKKTEKK; from the coding sequence ATGTTCGCAGTCGTGCGCACGGGCGGCAAACAATATCGGGTTGCCGCCGGAGACAAGATCGTGGTCGAGAAGATCGACGGCGAAGCCGGTGACGAGATTACCCTCGACGATGTCCTGCTCGCGGGCGAAGGCTCGGACCTCAAGTCGACCGACGGCCTGACCGTCGGCGCCAAGGTCATCGCGCAGGCCAAGGGCGAGAAGGTGACCGTCTTCAAGAAGCGTCGCCGCCACAACTATCGCCGCAAGCGCGGCCATCGCCAGCAGCACACGATCCTCGAGATCGTGTCGATCGGCGGCGAGAAGAAGAAGGCCGCGCCCAAGAAGGCGGCCGACGCGAAGACCGACGACAAGCCGGCCGCGAAGAAGGCGCCCGCCAAGAAGGCGGCGAAGGCCGACGACCCGAAGAAATCGACAAAGGATGCTGCACCTGCTAAGAAGGCGGCAGAATCGAAGAAACCCGCCGCGAAGAAGGCTCCTGCGAAGAAGCCCGCGGCCAAGAAGACCGAGAAGAAGTAA
- the obgE gene encoding GTPase ObgE, whose amino-acid sequence MAHFLDQAKIFIASGAGGPGAVSFRREAHIEFGGPDGGNGGKGGDIVFRAVPALNTLIDFRYTQHFKAPRGKGGAGRNQTGAGGKNLIIDVPVGTQILADDEERSLIADLEKEGQEVRLLHGGIGGRGNLSYKTSTNRAPRQHQPGMPGEEAWVWLRLKLLADVGLVGLPNAGKSTLVNAVSNAKAKTGAYPFTTIHPKLGMVHHKGRDFVMADIPGLIEGAAEGAGIGDRFLGHVERTKLLVHLVDADGGDPAKAYRTVRDELEAYGEELEDKAEIVCLSRVDTVDEDVLAIARDELAGVGVTDVLEVSAMTGTGMGTLLDCIAELLPEKKAAGTSDDSGYGDEPEEPDWSPL is encoded by the coding sequence ATGGCCCATTTTCTCGACCAGGCGAAAATCTTCATCGCGAGCGGCGCCGGCGGACCCGGTGCCGTCAGCTTCCGCCGCGAGGCGCATATCGAATTCGGCGGCCCCGACGGCGGCAACGGCGGCAAGGGCGGCGACATCGTCTTCCGCGCCGTTCCCGCGCTGAACACGCTGATCGACTTTCGCTACACGCAGCATTTCAAGGCCCCGCGCGGCAAAGGCGGCGCGGGCCGCAACCAGACCGGTGCTGGCGGCAAGAATCTGATCATCGACGTCCCCGTCGGGACCCAGATCCTCGCGGACGACGAGGAGCGCAGCCTGATCGCCGACCTCGAGAAGGAAGGGCAGGAAGTGCGCCTGCTGCACGGCGGCATCGGTGGCCGCGGCAACCTGTCCTACAAGACCTCGACCAATCGTGCCCCGCGCCAGCACCAGCCGGGGATGCCGGGCGAGGAAGCATGGGTCTGGCTGCGCCTGAAACTGCTGGCCGACGTCGGCCTCGTCGGCCTTCCCAATGCGGGCAAGTCCACGCTGGTCAACGCCGTGTCCAACGCCAAGGCCAAGACCGGCGCCTATCCCTTCACGACCATCCATCCGAAGCTCGGCATGGTTCATCACAAGGGCCGGGATTTCGTGATGGCCGACATCCCCGGACTGATCGAAGGCGCAGCGGAAGGAGCGGGGATCGGCGACCGGTTCCTCGGCCATGTCGAACGCACCAAGCTGCTCGTCCACCTCGTCGATGCCGATGGCGGCGATCCGGCGAAGGCCTATCGCACCGTCCGCGACGAGCTCGAGGCCTATGGCGAGGAGCTGGAGGACAAAGCCGAGATCGTCTGCCTCAGCCGCGTCGATACGGTCGACGAGGACGTGCTCGCCATCGCGCGCGATGAATTGGCCGGCGTCGGCGTCACCGATGTGCTCGAGGTCAGCGCCATGACCGGCACCGGCATGGGCACGCTGCTCGACTGCATCGCCGAACTGCTTCCGGAAAAGAAAGCGGCCGGAACCAGCGACGACAGCGGCTACGGCGACGAGCCGGAGGAGCCGGACTGGTCTCCGCTGTGA
- a CDS encoding GNAT family N-acetyltransferase, whose protein sequence is MFAVTENLLLRPGWAEDAEAVAAAIADKGIVRNLASAPWPYGIDDAREHLARMAAASLPVMLVTTRADARIVGILGFDRMADGSIDMGYWIARSHWGKGYATEAGRAGLEIMRTLGHRRIEAGHFIDNPASGRVLRKLGFVPTGDTVMRTSCGRDEEVEVVMYALDLTAQDRDQVAAA, encoded by the coding sequence ATGTTCGCGGTGACGGAGAATTTGCTGTTGCGCCCCGGCTGGGCCGAAGATGCCGAAGCGGTTGCCGCCGCGATCGCCGACAAGGGGATCGTCCGCAATCTCGCCAGCGCACCCTGGCCCTACGGCATCGACGACGCCCGCGAGCATCTCGCCCGCATGGCCGCGGCTTCGCTTCCCGTGATGCTCGTCACCACCCGCGCCGATGCGCGGATCGTCGGCATCCTCGGGTTCGACCGGATGGCCGACGGCTCGATCGACATGGGCTATTGGATCGCCCGCTCGCACTGGGGCAAGGGCTACGCCACCGAAGCGGGCCGCGCGGGGCTGGAGATCATGCGCACGCTCGGCCACCGCCGCATCGAAGCCGGCCACTTCATCGACAATCCGGCCAGCGGCCGGGTGCTGCGGAAGCTCGGCTTCGTGCCCACCGGCGACACCGTCATGCGCACGAGTTGCGGCCGTGACGAGGAAGTCGAAGTGGTGATGTACGCGCTCGACCTGACGGCCCAGGATCGGGACCAGGTCGCGGCGGCGTAG
- a CDS encoding TetR/AcrR family transcriptional regulator yields the protein MTPEESRVVAVDAARELLRSEGAAAVTLKAVAGRMGRTHAALLHHFGSVDELHAALADEIAREVATSIAGSIGRYQAGQVKLRSVVENMFAEFREQKFGELIAWVVLSRRREALEPVERAIASVIDQISRPGEKRPLDRATLGLVLFAIGDALVGDEVARACDLPPSAAHEIAVRQILAVLRERL from the coding sequence ATGACGCCCGAGGAAAGCCGGGTCGTCGCGGTCGACGCGGCGCGCGAACTGCTGCGCTCCGAAGGCGCGGCGGCGGTGACCCTGAAGGCGGTGGCGGGCCGGATGGGCCGTACCCACGCCGCCTTGCTCCACCATTTCGGATCGGTCGATGAACTCCACGCCGCCCTGGCCGACGAGATCGCGCGCGAAGTCGCGACCAGCATCGCCGGCTCGATCGGCCGCTACCAGGCGGGGCAGGTCAAGCTGCGTTCGGTCGTCGAGAATATGTTCGCCGAATTCCGCGAACAGAAATTCGGCGAACTCATCGCCTGGGTCGTCCTGTCGCGCCGCCGCGAGGCGCTCGAACCCGTCGAACGCGCCATCGCCAGCGTGATCGACCAGATCAGCCGGCCGGGCGAAAAACGCCCGCTCGACCGCGCCACCCTCGGCCTCGTCCTGTTCGCGATCGGCGACGCGCTCGTCGGCGACGAGGTCGCGCGCGCCTGCGACCTGCCCCCCAGTGCCGCACACGAGATTGCCGTCCGGCAGATCCTCGCCGTCCTCCGCGAAAGGCTCTAG
- the rpmA gene encoding 50S ribosomal protein L27, with product MAHKKAGGSSRNGRDSNPKYLGVKKFGGERVVAGNIIVRQRGTKWYPGTNVGLGRDHTIFALIDGQVTFRDGKLGRKYVHVEAMGEAAE from the coding sequence ATGGCACATAAGAAGGCAGGCGGCTCGTCGCGTAACGGCCGCGATTCCAATCCGAAGTATCTCGGCGTCAAGAAGTTTGGCGGCGAACGCGTCGTCGCGGGCAACATCATCGTGCGCCAGCGCGGCACCAAATGGTACCCGGGCACGAACGTCGGCCTCGGCCGCGACCACACGATTTTTGCGCTTATTGACGGCCAAGTCACGTTTCGTGACGGGAAACTTGGCCGCAAATACGTCCACGTCGAAGCGATGGGCGAAGCAGCCGAATAA
- a CDS encoding metal-dependent hydrolase has product MSILWLKTVPRSIFVTTATVTPADLTITPRDRQFGKDEATARWWHSGDPFATAMYNALSATFPEGEAFFVRSVRKFAEGTPDRLAADIKAFTTQEAIHSREHDAFNKRAHEAGYDMEPLYARVHERIEILNDKPEIASLAATMVLEHYTAILAHELLADPRHLEGADEATRELWKWHAAEEIEHKGVAYDTWLHATRGWSRWKRWSVKAKVMLFVTSHFFPDRFRGALYLLEQDGITGWKAKWGLFRYGFVAPGMFRKILGAWAAFFLPRFHPWNDDDRELIAAYEESGAHKFERNGRKVRRAVAA; this is encoded by the coding sequence ATGTCCATCTTATGGTTGAAGACAGTCCCTAGGAGCATTTTCGTGACGACCGCAACCGTTACCCCCGCCGACCTGACCATCACGCCGCGCGACCGCCAGTTCGGCAAGGACGAGGCGACGGCCCGCTGGTGGCATTCCGGCGACCCGTTCGCGACCGCGATGTACAATGCGCTGTCCGCGACCTTTCCCGAAGGCGAGGCCTTTTTCGTGCGCTCGGTCCGCAAGTTCGCCGAGGGTACGCCCGACCGGCTGGCGGCCGACATCAAGGCGTTCACGACGCAGGAGGCGATTCACAGCCGCGAACATGACGCGTTCAACAAGCGCGCTCACGAGGCGGGCTACGACATGGAGCCGCTGTACGCGCGGGTACACGAGCGGATCGAGATCCTGAACGACAAGCCCGAGATCGCCAGCCTCGCGGCGACGATGGTGCTGGAACATTATACCGCGATCCTCGCGCACGAACTGCTTGCCGATCCCCGCCACCTCGAGGGGGCGGACGAGGCGACGCGCGAATTGTGGAAATGGCATGCCGCCGAGGAGATCGAGCATAAGGGCGTGGCCTACGACACGTGGCTGCACGCGACGCGTGGCTGGAGCCGGTGGAAGCGGTGGAGCGTGAAGGCCAAGGTCATGCTGTTCGTGACCAGCCATTTCTTCCCCGACCGGTTCCGCGGGGCGCTCTACCTGCTCGAGCAGGACGGAATTACCGGCTGGAAGGCCAAATGGGGCCTGTTCCGCTACGGGTTCGTCGCGCCGGGCATGTTCCGCAAGATCCTGGGCGCGTGGGCGGCCTTCTTCCTGCCGCGCTTTCACCCGTGGAACGACGACGATCGCGAACTGATCGCCGCCTACGAGGAAAGCGGCGCGCACAAATTCGAGCGCAACGGACGCAAGGTGCGGCGCGCGGTCGCGGCCTGA
- the hspQ gene encoding heat shock protein HspQ codes for MTSMIPVAAFGIGDVVRHRLLDFRGVIFDVDPEFDNTDEWYDAIPEGLRPHKNQPFYHLLAENDETSYIAYVSQQNLVADGADEPVEHPAIPAIFSGFEPGHYHLRPERRH; via the coding sequence ATGACCAGTATGATTCCCGTCGCCGCCTTCGGCATCGGCGATGTCGTTCGCCACCGCCTGCTCGATTTTCGAGGGGTGATCTTCGACGTCGACCCCGAATTCGACAATACCGACGAATGGTACGATGCCATTCCCGAGGGCCTGCGTCCGCACAAGAACCAGCCCTTCTACCATCTGCTCGCCGAGAATGACGAGACGAGCTACATCGCCTACGTCAGCCAGCAGAACCTCGTCGCCGACGGTGCGGACGAGCCGGTCGAGCATCCGGCGATCCCCGCAATCTTTTCCGGCTTCGAACCCGGCCATTACCACCTGCGCCCCGAACGGCGGCACTAG
- a CDS encoding NAD-dependent epimerase/dehydratase family protein, which yields MTLAVTGATGFVGGRLLALAAKKHRPLACLTRRPQEPRDGVTWVEGDLHDPAALAHLCDGADAVIHIAGVINAPDAEGFERGNVEGTKNVLAAAKDAGVSRFVHVSSLAAREPSLSLYGASKARSETAVKTAGLDHVIVRPPAVYGPGDRETLELFKMARRGIVMLPPRGKLSLIHADDLARLLIALADGAGRSGLVLEPDDGTADAWTHVAFAKVLGRAVGRGNVTLSMPKPIVEAGARIDRMLRGDKAKLTPDRAAYFCHPDWAVNPLKRPEPDLWQPQVATEKGLADTAAWYREAGWL from the coding sequence GTGACCCTCGCCGTCACCGGTGCGACCGGCTTCGTGGGCGGTCGCCTGCTCGCGCTCGCGGCCAAGAAACACCGCCCCCTCGCCTGCCTGACCCGCCGTCCGCAGGAACCGCGGGACGGCGTGACCTGGGTCGAAGGCGACCTTCACGATCCCGCCGCGCTGGCCCACCTCTGCGACGGTGCCGATGCCGTCATCCACATTGCGGGCGTCATCAACGCCCCCGATGCCGAGGGCTTCGAGCGCGGCAATGTCGAGGGCACGAAGAACGTGCTTGCCGCCGCGAAGGACGCCGGCGTCTCCCGCTTCGTCCATGTCTCCAGCCTCGCCGCCCGCGAACCCTCGCTCTCGCTCTACGGAGCGTCGAAGGCGCGTAGCGAAACCGCCGTGAAGACCGCCGGGCTCGACCATGTCATCGTCCGCCCGCCCGCCGTCTACGGCCCCGGCGACCGCGAAACGCTGGAGCTGTTCAAGATGGCGCGGCGCGGAATCGTCATGCTGCCGCCGCGGGGCAAGCTGTCGCTGATCCACGCCGACGATCTGGCGCGGCTCCTGATCGCCCTCGCCGACGGTGCGGGGCGCAGCGGCCTCGTCCTCGAACCCGACGACGGCACCGCCGATGCGTGGACCCATGTCGCGTTCGCCAAGGTCCTCGGCCGCGCCGTGGGGCGCGGCAACGTCACCCTCTCGATGCCCAAGCCGATCGTCGAGGCGGGCGCCCGGATCGACCGGATGCTGCGCGGAGACAAGGCCAAGCTCACCCCCGACCGCGCCGCCTATTTCTGTCATCCCGACTGGGCCGTGAACCCATTGAAACGGCCCGAACCCGACCTGTGGCAGCCGCAGGTCGCGACCGAGAAGGGGCTCGCCGACACCGCTGCCTGGTACCGCGAGGCGGGCTGGCTGTAG
- a CDS encoding acyl carrier protein, protein MTDRNDVKTRVFKLIDDFNKKGVEVTEETRFAQDLEWDSLTVLDFVAEVEDEFDILITMNQQAEIEKVGQLVDAVTKMVSE, encoded by the coding sequence ATGACCGACCGTAACGACGTGAAGACCCGCGTCTTCAAGCTCATCGACGACTTCAACAAGAAGGGCGTCGAGGTGACCGAGGAAACCCGCTTCGCGCAGGACCTCGAATGGGACAGCCTCACCGTTCTCGACTTCGTCGCCGAGGTGGAGGACGAATTCGACATCCTCATCACCATGAACCAGCAGGCCGAGATCGAGAAGGTCGGCCAGCTCGTCGACGCCGTCACGAAGATGGTCTCCGAATGA